In the genome of Arctopsyche grandis isolate Sample6627 chromosome 13, ASM5162203v2, whole genome shotgun sequence, the window TCTAAAACTCTGTCACCAGGTTGTAAATCAAGCGCTAATATGGGCAATATAGAAGCTCCATCCATTAAATAATAGTCGTACACACCTGTATATgagaataaaaatttcaatcgatATTATATGTCCATTTGTAGCATGCagtataaaaatacatgtacatatatcccaaATACCTGTTATTCCACGCTTCGGTTCAGGAAATTTATTCGAGGTGTTACTTTCAAATGAATACACTTGTAATTGTGAGGGAAAATCGAGTTCATTTTCTTCTTCAATAGTAAGTGGATAATCGTCTGCACCtggatgttttaaataaaagtattgaatttgactacatacatatgaatgactCATAAATGCTGAAAAAATTACTTGAATAGTATTTATAATGTTCAGATTCAGGGAGCCAATCTTCACATCCTTTCAATCGCGAGGCTGGAACGTAAGTCCATAAACCAACAGCACGCATTCCCACATTTGCAGCGATAATCCTTGATTCGTCATATTTAGCCGTGTCTAAGCTAGCTGCTAATGATTGGTTTGGTATACTGTAAATTATACGAAATATTACTCAGTTTTACTGTTCATTAATGAACGATTGTAAGAATAAAAAGTTCTCATTGGTGTAATTTTATAACTATTCAAATCCTATTGACTGATTAATATAAAACTAGTCCAATAATTTCAGTCTTCCCATATTTGATCGGTGTATAATAGAAATGGACAATTGTTTCAGGTGGCGGGTCAGATTGATTATTTCTTGAAACTTCAAGTCATAGCCATAGCCAGAAAAAAATCGATAAGGAGGGATATTGGTTGACCGAATCAGTAATGCAGTTAGAAAAAATAATCGTTATGattcatcaaaataaataaatttgtggaAATTAAAGAAAAGTATTAAATGGACCAATTCCACTTTGTATGACCAACTTTTGGCCATGTCTGATGTATAACATACattcaaataccttttagaAACTGTTTCTTCTGGTTTAATGGTATTTTGTTCGCCAATTATTGCTTTCCCAACATCTAACTTTTCAGGTATTATAAAATCAGACTTTTGActgtaaaattcttcaatttctgCTATACCACTATTTCGAATGAATCTCTCTAGACTGTCTGATTTTTGTTCAGTGTCTATTTTTTCGATTgtattttcgtttttattaaattctttcTGAGCTTTGAATAATCTTCTTAAATTGTGAGCACCTAACAAATAAACAGGACAAATAATAACAGAAATTGGTTGATGCAGACTTAAAAACGTGTTTCTCATCATAGAATACAAACCGTGACTTTCTAAAAACTTTGAAGCATTCTCATTTTCACCATAGTTGTTAACTACGGCTACGTATTTGTGTTTTCTCTCTAACGCCCTTCTTATCGCAATCCATCTGTCGGTACCGAAAACAGATCCATAAAAGTCATCGAAGTATGCCATTGCACGATCAGTAGcagttaattttttgttttttttagttGGCATCTGTTTAgtacatattgaattttttaatacgTGCCAACTTGCGTCATGTAAATTAACGTATGTATGaagatatgtaaatttgaacTCACCCAATACTTTTTGATGAATTTATATCTCTTAATAGTTAAGAGAAAATGCgatttgaattcaaataaattgttggAAAACATTTtgagtttgtttatttattggtctatattataaaatattgaaataaggtTTTTAATGCAGATTCATATATttcttaaatttgaaataacagTAGAATATTAGTTACAAATATACGAACATGTTTCGTATTTAAAGGATGATTATAACTTATAGGTTAGGCAAATGTCAAACgttgaacataaaaaaaagatatatcGGCCATAGTCATAAGTTATGGAATTTCAATTCACTAATGATTttttggtaattggactattcgtcacattggggtggtcacaaagacaatttttgccatgaaaatcgcgaatacacaatatttggcactcaagttctcgttactatgatagttatcgttagtatgattttcttttcggctgccagatgttccgttatagagattttagtgactttgtgacgagtaatttgtgaccagtaatcaccgaaccgattttttggttcggtgattactagtcaaatgtgaaccagtcacagaacaaccggtcactctagatctgtcacacgtgatcacccgtcacaccctaaaatcggtcaaccagttttcttgtgaccgattttagggtgtgaccagttttagtgtgacgggtgatcacgtgtggccgatctagagcgacaggttgtcctgtgactggtttacatatgactagtagccCGTTTACcgattttttacaaggctattctatgtttcactaATTATGGAATGTATTTTATTGGTAAGTAATTTagtctattttttattactagcctcttcttacttcactttcgattttttcgtttgACGAAATTTTtcagtatttaaaaatgaaaggtcagtatttatattaaatagccAGTATTTGTATTAAACGGCTAATATCCATCTTTCATTATTAATGTGataaatggtaagttttattttgatgaatAGTCAgtactacttttttttttggtagcaCCGCAAGATTGATATTATACGATCTTGATGGACAATTCCATCCAACaggcatttttatttaatctgaCGAATGTAcgccaaatttttatattgtccATTCTTTATTTATACTGATATTTGATAATATGATACTTTCCggtttgttaataaaatactggccgaaaactaatttatatatttaccgaaatcgattaaaataatgcccatttaattttttgccaatttttattattattgtattttatatttagattaatttcaagaaaaaaaatcaataaaataaagtgagtagagaaaaatcaaattgattaaatgatatattagatcactcaaaaataaaaatataagcatACACGGTGTTCACAACAGGATTGATCTGTTGAATGTAGATGAAATGATATTTGGTATATTTGCTACAAATGAAACTTTCCAACAAAAATGTTTACTTAGAAATAGATTTAGGCTAGGGATCGGGGCACTATTGTTCACTTCTtagaaaaaacatgtttttacaagctttttcgCTCTCTGGCTTTGTACACTGATGGAACGAGTAACCTAAGTCTACTTAAGTTTCACTGATGGAACGAGTAACAACTAAGAAAAACTTTTTCAACCATCATGTTGGATCATTAACATTACATACACAACCAATCAAAGTagtatttaatgaaattttaaacttaaaattacAGTAAAACACCATTTATTTATCTTAGAAgcgtttaatattataaaataaataaatttatctaataaaatttccaaattttcaattcaaataaatagaatttaagGGATATTGAGGATAACATTCGCCCCTTGTTAAAGGaatgaattttttcaaatattgctTAGCTTGAATGGTACCAGTAGAAATTTCTAACATtgaataactttttttaatcaACGCCATAATATCAATCGGATTCTGTTTTATATAAAACGCctgaaattgatttattttactaaaattcAACAATGCATTTCGATTCATCATGTTATAAGCTATGACTGCCATTAATAAAAATGCAGCATCACTAGTCATTACATGATCCCACATTGTAAACCATTCGGATGAAGTTAGCACTTCACTGAACCCTGTCTTAAGTATTTGCCAGGCATAGACTTCGCTGgtaattttgtatttgaaaaagTGACTTAGCAACTTTCTATCGTAATTGCCGAGAGTATTTTCTACTATAGCGAAAACACTTATAGGCATCAAAGGTGAAAATTCAAACCATGCTTGACACTGATTAACTAAGATAGTGGCGACAATTTCAAAACAGTACAAAGGATCATTGTAAAATGCGTTCACAAATGGAAATACGAATTCTACTAAGAAGTTACATTTAATTAAACTCGGACACCAATAAAATAAGCAGGAAAGAAGTCGCTTCAAATGCTTTACATAAATACTACTCGGCAATTTGTATTCGTCTTCTATATTAGCGCACAAGGGGTGCATAGGTCTATTTATGAGGTTAACAAAAGCGTTCCTGTTACATGGTACATCCAAAAGAGCTCCCCAAATTGTTTTCCGATATTTAGATGGATACTCGTTGAACTGCGACAGTATCTTTTCCAATCTAGTCTTATTTAGGGATACTTTCATTTGATCAATGATATTGTCGTATCGATTATCTACAATCATTTCACTACTTGTAGACATTTGTACTGGTACACTGTTCTTCGCTTCGTTTTTGAAAGTATTTGAATGTTCGATTTTGCACCTGTCTAAAATTTGGGAAATATTGTAAACATTAATCTGTCCCAATTGTAATATACATGCGATAAACTTTCCGTTTGAGCCCAGCGCTAATGTTTTGAAATTGGAATCGTCGGGAAGCAGTGTGCATACTAGTTGTTTGTTTAATATGTCATAGAAATGAATTGAACAATCACTTGAAACTATTGACAGTATTCGATTGGCCCCTCCGTAGCATTTGTAAGATGAAAAGCATATCTGTTTTACACCGCTGACTTTGTCTTTACTGATATTCAAGGATTGTATACTCCATGTGTCGACATCTATGAGAAACATGTTTGAAGACAATCCAGCTGCTGCCAAAATTTTTCCATTAGTGGTGAAAGTGAAGCATGTTACATTACCAAGTGATTTTGATGTGAACCGTTTCAAGGGTTCCATCGTGTTTTTGCTCCAAATTTGTAAAGTATTATCATCAAAACATGCGGCAATGTTAGCTGAAATGGGTGCAAATTGGACACATCTCACTCTAGGTCCACTATTTAGATTGAgaacgaaaaattttgtgtaatTCAATAATTCCCATATGATGGCCTCGTTAAATCGATGAGTCAGTACCAAGTTAGATTCGTTGGAGAACGAAGCATGTTCAGCTTGAACTGTGTGTCCTGAGAGTACTgaaataacattttcatttaaagCGTTGACGATTAGTATATCGAATTGAGGTGCGCCTTTAGCTATCAACAGTATGTTTGTTTGAGTAGGTGAAAATGATAGGGTGCGTCCCGGTTCACACCGATGAAGTCTCCAATGGAAGCAGGTTGAAAGATCAAATACGAAGACATTACCACGATGGTCGCTGCAAGCCAGCAGCTCTCCAGGGTGGTTGAACGTCGCCGATATGAATCTTAGACGTCTGAATTGATCGCAGGATTCCTGGATGGTGTGGTGGATGCATAAAACAGGACCATCTGAGTCTTGGGATCGGAAATTGAATGGTTTTTTCGTCTGCATCAGACGAGGTGACGAAGGTTTATGTGTGATGAAACTTTTGACAGCTGGCGTCAGACTTTAAATAACCGATGATAATCAGTGTTGCCAAAAGACCGcatcaatgaattaattatttaattacaagATGAAGTTCAGTTTTGACTGTCCCTGTCGCAAAAAAATTGCTTGAAAGTAACTAATCAACTAATTGACAAACATAATTTAGGACGCGGGAAGGTGTGTTGATCAGTGTCCCGGTTTATGGAAAGtttaagaggatcgtttattattGTTCAGTATACAAGCTtattacggttcggtgattactagtcaaatgagAACCGGTCACAGAaaaaccggtcgctctagatcggtcactcgtaaTTACCCGTCACGCTAAAGCTGGTcgcgagaaaactggtcacaccctaaaactggtcacaccttaaaactggtcacgagaaaaactggccacaccctaaaatcggtcacgaaaatactggtcacaccctaaaatcggtcacgagaaaactggtcacacctaaAATCGGTCTGCGTTTgctgcctgcgttgttccgacaaatgggaacgggaacaggaattgcatgtggcattgtaacgcatgaCGCGAAAGTTACCTTCCCGCCTTCAATGCATCACGCCGCTAGtttgacaataatcgcgccgccTCGCACTCGAATATCTTAACCATTCGTCAAATATTCGTCATTCGTTAACAAACGCGACGTCTGCCaactgaagaaaaaaaatcgtattaagtCGCGGACAAAACAGGCGAGcaactttattgtttttattgataGGTAAAGTAGGAGACTaccattttatacatttaattaatatagGCTCCTAAAACACTCAACCgactacgatggaactttcaggatttgttgtatgcatgtccgggaaactTACTGTGAAAACACTCGAAACGCGATATACAAGTTCGCCAACTCTAACCATTACTTGAAACACGACGTCTGCCAACTGAAGGAAGCAAATTCGTAGACAAAGGAACATTTACAATACCAGTGTTTTTATTGATAGGTAAAGTAGGAAACTAccatttcatacatttaattaattatgccACCCAAACGAAAAGCGATTGCTCAATCTATGTACACCTCAAGCACGAAAGAAAAAGGCATCACGAGTTTCAGAAACAGACGAGCAACGGGATGCAAGACCAATCGAATACGCACTACTCAAGGTCGTGtgtctgaataaaaaaaaacaacagaatGCAAGACGAGAAACCGATCGAACACACACTGCTCGACACAGACTAACACTGCACGCTGATTTAAATCTTGGTGCATTTAATTACGATGCTAATTATGATTACAGTCTTCATCCGAGTGTGCTGattaaaaaaatggataaattatGCGTGTATTGCAGTGCCCTCAAATGTAAACATGAAAAACCATGAATGTGCTGCGCGGGTGGAAAAGTGAAATCGCCAGAATTACATTTACCACCCGAACCATTATCAACGTTGGTATCAGGTGACACAAGACAATCAAAACCTTTCTTAAAAGACATACTCAAGTACAATTCATGTTTCCAAATGACATCGTTCGGTGCAATAAATATCGTGCGTGATAATTACATATCAACATTTAAAGTTCAAGGGCAAATTTATCATCGTGCAGGATCACTACTACCAATACAAATTTACGAATTTacaaatttcttcaaatttatttcatggGAACCACTGATGAACAAATCGATCAACGTTGTCAATTCAATACGGGCACTAAACGAGAAATTGTCGCTGCTTTCAATTAATCctacaaaatttcaattaatcctACCAGGTTtccaaacaaacaattgaataatttcaaatgtgttcgctgcctgcatttttccaacaaatgagaacgggaacgggaattgcatgcgttattgtggcattgcaacgtatgctGGGTTGAgctatatctatataaaaaccaatgtttgtctgtctgtcacgaatgcgttcctataccattcaaccgattgcgacgAAACTCACATGAgctattgtgtgcatgcccgcgatggtttctataaaaaaattcgcccaaaaacgggaacgggaccgGAAAACCGGAATggttggcattgcaacgcaataatgtCGAATGTTaatggaacgggaattgcatgccttattctggcattgcaacgcatgccgggttcagctaatcacagataaataaataagtctTTGAAATTTAGcgtattaattataattcatttttaagtTTCAcgttttttgaaattaaataatacactTACTTTGAAactcaacaatgaaatataatatcataaatattatacgaatacacaataacaagaaaaaaatatatacgttctTTTCTTCTACAGTTTCTATTAGGACAacgataaattaaattattggaatttcatttgtttttttacccaaaagaatgaatgaaaaaaaggaTGTTACTCAAAACTCATGGGAATtcaattgataactggcttatctcaataaaatcaacgaatttttgCTATTAATCCActagaatagtcgaaatatgatttttctaagtggaattttatttaattctcatataaagacaatttaatatattatccctattaattcaattcagattcgtgtaaatacgagtaattactagtacgagcttttagctcgcaattttaccaatttaaaattcagcacacttcaaattaacccttttaaacgaaaacaaaaaatagtgtggctagaacactatcccaataaacatgtttcaatagaaaatattccatataaaatagtattaacagtgggaaaaaaagtacttttgacttttgatttgaactggacgactatttaaatagatttgaaagatgaaaagtactacaaattaaagataaaatacccgactatagatttcaaaattcattttgtacaggaaattgacagattttgagacatcgaccgaatagcacgaagatatagaaaaatcgcgcaatttaaaaaacacatatatctccgaatctcgagccaatcaacatttttacatgtacatatgttagtgtGCTACGGCTACAGTGCTATCTACCTGTTGATTGTTCGGCAGGATGATATCGATCCAATGTCGAATTGCATAGCTGCAACGTACGGAGCATGCTCGCGGACACAGATGGAGGTGCAAATACTGTGGaacaggcctgggcaaaccgcGGCCCGCCAAGTATTTTGGTGCGGCCCGCGAGCcaaattcaaaaaaagtttattttttaaatgttttatcgtttctgactaggggttccaaaaaaccacccgaaataaaaaaaaaagattttcttttttttacaaataaaaagccggttggccagttttcaccggttttagaaaattaagatttcaaaataagttcaaaatttttatatcgaaaaaaagaatgtaaatatatattatattatgcaaaaaaatagttttttatgaattcaattgagttataaacattatgaactttcataagatcattattttatattattattacaaatattacaataaatacaatttgtataatatatcacagccgtaaaatggcagatcctaaatacgcacaaataattaaatgatttaaataagctactatcaagaatatattattaaaaaaataatgtgtaacctcgcagaaaaactataattgtggaatcgtgaataaatattaagaacTGCCGAGATTCAAAGATATAGATAAAGATATATCAAAGATAAAGACATTTCGAAgctgtttttacgcatctgttttagcttaaaaatccaaaaacaaACCGTTGCAAagtcggaaacaaattcattttaaatccaCAATAAAAGTTggtatgtggcctcaatatttaaagggcttccaattccttcgaagaaaaaaaaattatatttcggaaattcctatgcatattgccataaatcatttgagTTTACGACTACTGTTATGTTGTTGACAAGTATgtacaaggatttgcgatagTGACGCTTtttatacctgaagttgggtaggtcattgaaactacatactttcaataatattttattggtcttCGTCCACttctaaatctcaaagaaaccgctcaagaaagaaagtatgtaccttttttttgttcaaagaaatatacgcctattacctaagagagtttatacacttttattttgatctttcatagaaatatttgaaattcataattgttaattttgaggaaaaaaacattaattaaagaaaacctttaaaagccggttgatcaagccaaaaagccggttttcggttttttgataaatggttaaaaagccggcttttcggtttcggttcaAACCGGCTCGGAAGCCCTGGTTTCTGAAAAATGATACAATTCGAATTTGGGCCAAACTAGACTACAAACTTTAATGagcaattatcatcaatattagaattGATCGCGtggtactcgatagctctcgacgaaagtaatgatcgaaaagataccacacagttattaattttcatacgcggatgtaactctaaatttgaaattattgtagATCTTTTGTCATTGGTATCACTTAAAGATCAAATTTTATCCAGGATAAAATTTGCGAAACTTTTCAACCATGAAAATACTGACGATAtcagaaaatataataaatttgagtatggtgaaattatcaacgatttaAGTGGTGAGTTTCCATGAAGGTTTGGCGACTTCCGAAAAATTGAGATAGGCTTGGCAATTATACGAGatcaattgcaatatatattgatagcgtatcgacggagatataaattaagattatatatttacagtgggatgctgatttaagggaattacaccgtcatgaagaaatttgaaaaattctacAATGCCCttaatatgtaaacaaacattttcaataatgaatatcaataaaaattctttacaatcaagcatcacagtaaaaatttacaagcatttttaagaatttcttaattttttttttgcaaaataaaaaagCTGTTAAAGATGTAAAACAgtttcattcgtcaaattaaattatttttttgtatggaatttaaaaaaaaattatgttttaattcctttcacgataatgaataatgtatatctaaaaatagtattttacttgcggctcgctgctcatttttaatttctaatgtggcccttcatccaaaacgtttgcccaggcctgctgTGGAGGGTCAGCTGTTGCTACTATTGCGACTGCGCGGCGAACCGATCAATTGGACCCTGGGATTTTCCAGGCACTCTCTTACGGCCACTCAGTATCCCGTTCCGTTCCAGACGGATACAACGCATACGTTCCCCCAACTTGCTGAAGTATTTGGCTGAGATGGCTCAAACGGTTCTTCCGTTGTCGTCATTTCCGATACGAAGCGAATGCAGGATGGACCAGTCATTACGGTACGCTTTTATCTGATatcgattgaaatattttctggTTTAGTCTTCATAGATCCATATCACTCACAACTACCATATGAAGGTTGACTTACATACGTACCTGTTGATTGTTCTGCAGGATGATATCGATCCGATTTGTCGAAATACATAACTGCAACGTATGGAGCATGGTCGCGGACACAGATTGAGCTGCAAATACTGTGGAACGTCAGCTGTTGCTAACTATGGCGACTGCGCGGCGAGCCGATCAATTGGACCCTGGGATTTCCAAGGCACTCTCTTACGGCCACTCAGTCTCCCGTTCCGTTCCAGATGGATACAACGCATACGTTTCCCCAACTTGCTGAAGTATTTGGCTGAGATGGTTCAAACGGTTCTTCTGTTGTCGCCATTTCCGATACGAAGCGAATGCTGGAGGGACCAGTCATTACGGTACGCTTTTATCTGATAtggattgaaatatttcatgCGTTAGTCTTGATAGATCCATATTACTCACAACTACCACACGAAGGTTGACTTACATACGTACCTGTTGATTGTTCTGCAGGATGATATCGATCCGATTTGTCGAAATTCATAACTGCAACGTATGGAGCATGGTCGCGGACACAGATGGAGCTGCAAATACTGTGGAAGGTCACCTGTTGGTACTATTGCGACTGCGCGGCGTACCGATCAATTGGACCCTGGGATTTTCCAGGCACTCTCTTACGGCCACTCAGTCTCCCGTTCCGTTCCAGATGGATACAACGCATACGTTTCCCCAACTTGCCGAAGTATTTGGCTGAGATGGTTCAAACGGTTCTTATGTTGTCGCCATTTCCGATACGAAGCGAATGCTGGAGGGACCAGTCATTACGGTACGCTTTTATCTGATAtggattgaaatatttcatgCGTTAGTCTTGATAGATCCATATTACTCACAACTACCACACGAAGGTTGACTTACATACGTACCTGTTGATTGTTCTGCAGGATGATATCGATCCGATT includes:
- the l(2)10685 gene encoding 5-methylcytosine rRNA methyltransferase l(2)10685, with translation MFSNNLFEFKSHFLLTIKRYKFIKKYWMPTKKNKKLTATDRAMAYFDDFYGSVFGTDRWIAIRRALERKHKYVAVVNNYGENENASKFLESHGAHNLRRLFKAQKEFNKNENTIEKIDTEQKSDSLERFIRNSGIAEIEEFYSQKSDFIIPEKLDVGKAIIGEQNTIKPEETVSKSIPNQSLAASLDTAKYDESRIIAANVGMRAVGLWTYVPASRLKGCEDWLPESEHYKYYSSADDYPLTIEEENELDFPSQLQVYSFESNTSNKFPEPKRGITGVYDYYLMDGASILPILALDLQPGDRVLDMCAAPGGKSLAILQTLLCRNLVTNDVSFSRVNRILKVFDEYLLNYSTDPKWNDEVTITNEDARHITDEHGFDKILVDVPCTTDRHSLKEDDNNIFKTSRIKERLTLPEEQSKILSNALHLCKVGGTVVYSTCTLSPIQNDGVVHMALKRAWEEHRVRATIKTLTKAFDPAQCLFKLCTDEVKPKFGQLVLPDVSSNFGPSYFCKIVKTQA
- the LOC143921065 gene encoding TBC1 domain family member 31, with protein sequence MQTKKPFNFRSQDSDGPVLCIHHTIQESCDQFRRLRFISATFNHPGELLACSDHRGNVFVFDLSTCFHWRLHRCEPGRTLSFSPTQTNILLIAKGAPQFDILIVNALNENVISVLSGHTVQAEHASFSNESNLVLTHRFNEAIIWELLNYTKFFVLNLNSGPRVRCVQFAPISANIAACFDDNTLQIWSKNTMEPLKRFTSKSLGNVTCFTFTTNGKILAAAGLSSNMFLIDVDTWSIQSLNISKDKVSGVKQICFSSYKCYGGANRILSIVSSDCSIHFYDILNKQLVCTLLPDDSNFKTLALGSNGKFIACILQLGQINVYNISQILDRCKIEHSNTFKNEAKNSVPVQMSTSSEMIVDNRYDNIIDQMKVSLNKTRLEKILSQFNEYPSKYRKTIWGALLDVPCNRNAFVNLINRPMHPLCANIEDEYKLPSSIYVKHLKRLLSCLFYWCPSLIKCNFLVEFVFPFVNAFYNDPLYCFEIVATILVNQCQAWFEFSPLMPISVFAIVENTLGNYDRKLLSHFFKYKITSEVYAWQILKTGFSEVLTSSEWFTMWDHVMTSDAAFLLMAVIAYNMMNRNALLNFSKINQFQAFYIKQNPIDIMALIKKSYSMLEISTGTIQAKQYLKKFIPLTRGECYPQYPLNSIYLN